The Pricia mediterranea genome includes a window with the following:
- a CDS encoding SusC/RagA family TonB-linked outer membrane protein, whose protein sequence is MSGTVTDETGTPLAGANIVEKGTTNGVTADFDGNYSIDLSDENATLIVSYIGYTTKEVEVGGQTAVNVELAESATGLDEVVVIGYGTQKKVSLTSAVASVDGEDLKKRTVTKIEQSLQGNVSGLTVQDLGGAPGTSRMNMRIRGITTLSGNNEPLVIIDGVEQPLTNINPNDIETLSVLKDASSTAIYGSRASNGVILVTTKRGKEGKVNVYLNSYYGFQKSNNNPVHMGVEDYMRMQNIAWTNSSGSPIYSEEYIQEYVSATDRIKYPLPNNWFETLFKTAPQTNTSVTISGGTDKMKSLLSVRYFDEEGIIPNSSANTTDVRFNSDFQIHPKIKISSNFNYRYIHSANPINVDRVINGMLQNSQWIVPRYPDGTYGVSSDGQSPLVRADLDGTDDKYQNYFLGNLKGEWEIVNGLKFSVQYGISTTIDKQKRYSNKYEIFAYNDPSKRLVNKPINTLYEDRDDNRETTLNTLLNYSKTFGNHDMNILAGYSEIDHDESTLYASRQNFYSNDIQSISQGANDATKDNNGVDLEWRLRSYFGRLNYSFKDRYLFEANIRYDGSSRFASGNEYSTFPSFAAGWRLSEEGFWSGLKETVSEFKLRGSYGKSGNQAVDPYSYLAAYDLRSYSFGENAVQGYKQTLLSNKDITWETTTQTDIGMDLTMLKNKISLTVDYYHKETEDILLEVPVPATLGLLSTARNTGKVDNKGWEFALGLRNNFGDFKVDTNFNFSVNNNEVIDLAGTGPYIRGGNESRFITKEGLPINSWWGYKTDGYFQTQEEIANYPTIISNAQPGDVKFLDNNDDGVINPDDMVFLGESFPRYNFGASLNFTYKPFTLNMLFQGAAGFNSRLGGALAEMGIWGGFTHEVTRDYWTPENPNARFPRPLKFDLRNIIMADRDLLNGNYLRLKNIQLEYRLPKSLIDVLEIQSASVYVATTNLFTISELNDFNIDPEEEVARRAERYPQTAITTLGVNINF, encoded by the coding sequence GTGAGCGGAACGGTAACCGATGAAACGGGAACTCCCTTGGCTGGGGCCAATATAGTAGAAAAAGGCACCACCAATGGGGTGACGGCAGATTTTGATGGAAATTATTCCATTGACCTTTCGGATGAGAATGCCACCTTGATCGTTTCATATATCGGGTACACCACCAAAGAAGTTGAAGTCGGCGGACAAACGGCCGTGAACGTTGAACTGGCGGAAAGCGCCACCGGTCTGGATGAAGTGGTGGTGATCGGATATGGAACACAAAAGAAAGTAAGTCTTACAAGTGCGGTTGCTTCGGTCGACGGCGAAGACCTGAAAAAAAGAACTGTGACCAAAATTGAACAATCGTTGCAGGGAAACGTTTCCGGTTTGACGGTCCAAGATCTAGGGGGGGCTCCCGGAACTTCAAGAATGAATATGCGGATAAGAGGAATAACCACGTTAAGTGGCAATAATGAACCATTGGTAATTATCGATGGGGTCGAACAACCACTTACAAATATCAATCCAAATGACATAGAGACCTTATCCGTGCTAAAGGACGCTTCCTCGACCGCCATTTATGGGTCAAGGGCTTCCAATGGGGTCATTCTTGTAACCACCAAACGAGGGAAAGAGGGAAAAGTAAACGTCTATCTTAATTCTTACTATGGTTTTCAGAAGTCCAATAACAATCCAGTACACATGGGCGTGGAAGACTATATGCGCATGCAGAACATCGCTTGGACAAATTCATCCGGGAGCCCAATTTATAGCGAAGAGTACATACAAGAATATGTTAGTGCCACGGACCGCATTAAATACCCTCTACCAAATAATTGGTTTGAAACGCTTTTTAAGACCGCTCCCCAAACAAATACATCCGTAACCATATCAGGGGGAACGGATAAAATGAAATCCCTGTTGAGCGTTAGATATTTTGATGAAGAAGGGATTATTCCCAACTCTTCAGCTAATACTACCGATGTTCGCTTCAATTCGGATTTTCAAATTCACCCAAAAATTAAAATTTCCTCGAATTTTAATTATCGCTACATTCATTCGGCCAACCCTATTAATGTAGACCGTGTGATAAATGGGATGCTACAAAATTCACAGTGGATCGTACCTAGATATCCCGATGGCACCTACGGGGTTTCATCTGATGGACAGAGCCCTTTGGTACGTGCCGACCTTGACGGAACCGATGATAAATATCAAAATTACTTTTTGGGAAATTTAAAAGGGGAGTGGGAAATCGTGAATGGATTGAAATTTAGTGTGCAATATGGTATTAGTACTACAATTGATAAACAGAAACGATATTCGAATAAATATGAAATCTTTGCATATAATGACCCTAGTAAAAGATTGGTCAACAAACCAATAAACACTTTATATGAAGATCGGGACGACAATCGAGAAACCACTTTGAATACACTTTTAAATTATTCGAAAACCTTTGGTAATCATGATATGAATATACTGGCAGGCTATTCGGAAATCGATCATGACGAATCTACTTTATATGCTTCTCGTCAGAACTTTTATAGCAATGATATTCAATCTATTTCACAAGGCGCAAATGATGCCACGAAAGATAACAATGGGGTTGATTTAGAATGGCGTCTACGTTCTTATTTTGGGCGGTTGAACTATTCTTTTAAGGACAGATATCTTTTTGAGGCTAATATTCGCTATGACGGATCCTCAAGATTTGCAAGTGGAAACGAATACAGTACCTTCCCCTCGTTCGCGGCAGGTTGGCGCCTATCGGAAGAAGGTTTCTGGTCCGGATTGAAAGAAACTGTAAGCGAGTTTAAATTAAGGGGATCATATGGGAAATCCGGCAATCAAGCGGTCGATCCTTATAGTTACCTTGCCGCTTATGACTTAAGAAGTTATTCTTTCGGCGAAAATGCGGTACAGGGATATAAGCAAACGCTTTTGTCAAATAAGGATATTACTTGGGAGACTACCACCCAAACGGACATAGGGATGGATCTTACAATGCTCAAGAACAAAATTTCACTTACGGTAGATTATTATCACAAGGAAACCGAGGATATTTTGCTGGAAGTACCGGTGCCAGCCACCCTGGGGCTTTTATCAACGGCCCGCAATACGGGAAAGGTGGACAATAAGGGTTGGGAATTTGCCCTGGGATTAAGGAACAATTTCGGGGATTTTAAGGTTGATACCAATTTTAACTTTTCCGTTAACAATAATGAAGTGATAGATTTGGCGGGCACCGGACCGTATATACGAGGAGGTAACGAATCACGATTTATAACAAAGGAGGGCCTTCCGATCAATTCATGGTGGGGATACAAAACCGATGGTTACTTTCAAACCCAAGAGGAGATTGCAAATTATCCTACTATTATTTCCAATGCCCAACCGGGCGATGTGAAATTTCTAGACAATAACGACGATGGCGTAATCAACCCGGACGACATGGTTTTCCTAGGGGAGAGTTTCCCTAGATATAATTTTGGGGCATCCCTCAATTTTACATATAAACCATTTACTTTAAATATGCTGTTCCAAGGGGCGGCCGGTTTCAATTCCCGACTTGGCGGTGCCTTGGCCGAAATGGGCATATGGGGCGGTTTTACACACGAGGTAACTAGGGATTATTGGACCCCTGAAAACCCAAATGCACGTTTTCCAAGGCCTCTAAAATTTGATCTTCGCAATATTATAATGGCCGATAGAGATCTTCTGAACGGCAACTATCTACGGTTAAAGAACATCCAATTGGAATACAGATTACCCAAGTCCCTTATCGATGTGTTGGAAATCCAATCGGCAAGCGTATATGTAGCCACTACTAATTTATTTACCATTAGCGAATTAAACGATTTCAATATAGACCCAGAGGAAGAAGTAGCTCGACGTGCAGAAAGATATCCACAGACCGCCATTACCACCTTGGGTGTAAACATTAATTTTTGA
- a CDS encoding RagB/SusD family nutrient uptake outer membrane protein, whose amino-acid sequence MKYLKHILLIILAGTLCTNCEDNFLDTPPNDRIVSEKFWSTDNDAILASNAIYPYLLQDAMTYAMWDGMSDIGHVTLQWRQESLVEKGAHNAASSKIAQVWAFAYEGIQGANLFLANVDNFEPADPALIDRLKAEIRVIRAKLYMDLAMLFGDVPLSTSELTLEESLELTRTPIEEVWNFISSELTAAADVLPTTQSETGRITKGAALGLKARALLYAKRYEKAAVTAKEVIDLGVYSLYPSYENMFGYAAQNSNEVILDRQFTQNVNASNIYDILTPNSIWPQRNDLVPTKQCVDMYKMANGLDIMDPLSGFDPNNPYTGRDPRLGYSIFTLGSVLPNGQIYDPRPNSGTGDAIGSSENSTYSGFNVKKYLTPEDNPDPNNCGINLILLRYADVLLMYAESKIEANDIDQSVLDAINEVRGRPDVNMPAISGIFDQAELRQIVRDERAVELAFEGLRYFDIRRWRIAEDLTGIIYGMTYENEEGDLTTIALTGFDVSFNKDRDYLWPIPFNELVLNPNLTQNPGW is encoded by the coding sequence ATGAAATATCTAAAACATATATTGCTGATTATATTAGCAGGTACCTTATGTACCAATTGCGAGGATAATTTTTTGGATACACCTCCAAATGATAGAATTGTTTCAGAAAAATTCTGGAGCACCGATAATGATGCTATTTTGGCCTCAAATGCAATTTATCCATATTTGTTACAAGATGCCATGACTTATGCCATGTGGGATGGCATGTCGGATATCGGGCATGTCACTTTGCAATGGAGGCAAGAGTCCCTCGTTGAAAAGGGTGCCCACAATGCAGCTTCATCCAAGATCGCCCAGGTTTGGGCATTTGCCTATGAAGGTATCCAGGGAGCCAATCTCTTTTTAGCCAATGTCGACAATTTTGAGCCTGCCGACCCAGCATTAATTGATAGGCTAAAGGCGGAAATACGAGTTATAAGAGCCAAATTATATATGGATCTTGCAATGTTGTTCGGTGATGTTCCGTTGTCTACTAGCGAACTAACATTAGAAGAATCCTTGGAACTTACAAGAACACCTATTGAAGAGGTATGGAATTTCATATCCTCGGAGCTTACCGCCGCCGCCGATGTTTTACCTACTACTCAATCGGAAACAGGCAGAATCACCAAAGGGGCCGCACTGGGTCTTAAAGCTAGGGCATTGCTATATGCGAAACGTTACGAGAAGGCTGCGGTAACGGCCAAAGAAGTAATAGACTTGGGCGTATATAGCTTGTACCCTTCCTATGAAAATATGTTCGGTTATGCGGCCCAGAACTCGAATGAAGTCATTTTGGACAGACAATTCACCCAGAATGTGAACGCTAGCAATATATATGATATTCTCACCCCCAACAGTATCTGGCCCCAAAGAAACGATTTGGTGCCGACCAAACAATGTGTAGACATGTATAAGATGGCAAATGGACTGGACATTATGGACCCTCTAAGCGGGTTTGATCCAAATAATCCATATACTGGAAGAGATCCCCGTCTGGGCTATAGTATTTTTACCTTGGGATCTGTCCTTCCCAATGGCCAAATATATGATCCAAGACCAAATAGCGGAACAGGGGATGCCATAGGTTCTTCCGAAAACTCAACCTATTCGGGTTTTAACGTAAAAAAATATCTTACTCCGGAAGATAATCCAGACCCTAACAATTGTGGGATTAATTTAATTTTGCTCCGTTATGCGGATGTATTGCTTATGTACGCCGAATCAAAAATTGAGGCCAACGACATCGACCAGAGCGTATTGGATGCCATCAACGAAGTGAGGGGCAGGCCTGACGTGAACATGCCAGCTATTTCGGGCATCTTTGATCAGGCAGAACTACGTCAAATCGTGAGGGATGAACGCGCAGTGGAACTGGCCTTTGAAGGGTTGCGATATTTCGATATCAGGAGGTGGAGAATTGCCGAGGATCTTACCGGTATTATATATGGCATGACTTATGAAAATGAAGAGGGTGACCTGACCACCATTGCACTTACAGGATTTGATGTGTCATTTAATAAGGACAGGGACTATTTATGGCCAATTCCTTTTAATGAACTGGTACTCAACCCTAATTTAACGCAAAATCCAGGTTGGTAA